The Nocardioides marmorisolisilvae genomic interval GCCAACCTCATCCTCGCCGCGCGCCGCCGCGGCGCGGGCCTGTCCAGCGTTCTTGAGGGCCTGGCCGAGTCGGTCGCGGCCGACGTACGTGCTCGACGTCAGGTCGAAGCGGACCGCGCCAAGCCACGCTCGACCGCCCGATGGGTCACGCTGATCAGCGCGAGCGTGCTCGTCGTACTCGCCCTCTCCGGAAGCTACGTGAAGCCGTATCGCAGCGCCATCGGTCAGGTGATCCTCGTCGTGCTGCTCTCGGCGTACGTCGCAACACTCGTCTGGATGCGCCGCATGGCGACCGGCAAGCCGCTGCCCCGGTTCTTCGAGCGGCGCTCTGAACCGAGGACCGCGCCATGATCTCCGGACTCCAGTTGGCGATCGTCTCCGGCGGACTCGTCGGGCTCGGCCTGACGCTGCTGGTCGCCCGGATCCTGCCCGTCGAGCCTGACCTGGCCGACGCCCTCGACCGGGTGACCTCCGTCCGTAGTCGCGCGACCGCCAGTGCGACGACCGCGCGCAGCGGCAAGGAACGCCTCGGCCTGTGGGGGTTGCGTGTCCTCCCGCCCGGCATCTGGGTCCGGACGCCCATGCGCGAGCTTGCGCTGCTGCGGATCTCGACCGCCCAGTTCTACGGCGAGAAGCTGACCTTCGCCGGACTCGGCGTCGTGATCCCGCCCGGGCTGACGCTGCTGTTCAACTCTCTCGGCCTGGGCGTGCCGCTTCCGATCCCGGCGCTGGCCTCGATCGTGCTCGCGACGGTCATGTTCTTCATCCCGAACTACAACGCACTCGACGACGCGAAGAAGGCCCGCCTCGAGTTCGCGCGCGCACTGGGCGCCTACATCGATCTGGTCGCGCTCGAACGCAACAACGGCATCGGTGTGCGCCAGGCGATGGAGGCCGCGGCCGAGGTCGGCGACTCGTGGGTTTTCACGCGGCTATCCGAAGAGCTCACTCAGTCGCGATGGTCCGGCCTGCCGCCCTGGGACGCGTTACACACCTTGGCTACAGAGCTCGGACTGCCCGAACTCGACGACTTCGCCGACATCATGCGGCTCTCCGGCGAGGAAGGGGCCGGTGTGTACGCCACCCTGCGCGCCCGCTCGGCCGCCATGCGCGCGGCGATGCTCAACGACGAGATCGCCCAGGCAAACGCCGTCGGTGAACGCATGACCATCCCCGGCTCCATGCTCGGAGTCATCTTCATGGCGCTGCTCGTAGCCCCCGCACTGCTTCGCATGCTCACGGTCTCGTGACACGGAAGGACAACCACCCAGGAGGAACCCGATGTTGAAAGCCCTCGTCGTGCTGCAGATCGCAGCACTCCACCTCTACGACGTCCTGCGGAAGCGGTCGCGTCGCGAACGCGGATCGGTGACCACCGAACACGTGCTCTGGGCGGTCGCGGTCATCGCGATCGTCGGCATCGTCGTCGCGGCCATCACCAGCTATGTCACCAAGCAGTCCGGCAACCTCAAGTAGCCGCGCCAGGCTCCACGAAGAGCGAGGCTCGGTCTCGATCGAGCTCGTCATCCTGCTGCCCGCGCTCTTCGCGGTCATGTTCCTGGGGATGCAGGCCGCGCTCTTCTACCACGCCCGGACGACCGCTATCGCGGCCGCGCAGGAAGGTGCCCGGGCCGCCGGTGCCGAGCACGGACGTACGACGGACGGCGCCGCCGCGGCCAACGCCTTCATCGACGAGGCCGGCGGTGACGGCGTGCTCACGAACACCACGACCACG includes:
- a CDS encoding type II secretion system F family protein, giving the protein MISGLQLAIVSGGLVGLGLTLLVARILPVEPDLADALDRVTSVRSRATASATTARSGKERLGLWGLRVLPPGIWVRTPMRELALLRISTAQFYGEKLTFAGLGVVIPPGLTLLFNSLGLGVPLPIPALASIVLATVMFFIPNYNALDDAKKARLEFARALGAYIDLVALERNNGIGVRQAMEAAAEVGDSWVFTRLSEELTQSRWSGLPPWDALHTLATELGLPELDDFADIMRLSGEEGAGVYATLRARSAAMRAAMLNDEIAQANAVGERMTIPGSMLGVIFMALLVAPALLRMLTVS
- a CDS encoding TadE/TadG family type IV pilus assembly protein; the encoded protein is MSPSSPATSSSRARLHEERGSVSIELVILLPALFAVMFLGMQAALFYHARTTAIAAAQEGARAAGAEHGRTTDGAAAANAFIDEAGGDGVLTNTTTTVHRTSTTATVTITGFSLSVIPGWHVRIVQSASVPVERLTDPTAAGAP